One window from the genome of Oryza glaberrima chromosome 3, OglaRS2, whole genome shotgun sequence encodes:
- the LOC127765245 gene encoding uncharacterized protein LOC127765245, with translation MTSMATITAKSGVIAVSMVLVMCAASAAAGDNDMLPAAFDILQQPAKEAANLGHGCYTRCFAGCFAAGFDGDYCSDFCSKECGDDVRKFLSRLSPENSAIVGDICNIPRCISSCVEAKIDPPYCKIWCEDMCGDDVRKNQIGLSP, from the coding sequence ATGACTAGCATGGCCACAATCACAGCCAAATCTGGGGTCATCGCCGTATCGATGGTCTTGGTCATGTGCGCTGCCTCTGCAGCTGCTGGCGACAACGACATGCTGCCGGCGGCGTTCGACATCCTGCAGCAGCCGGCGAAGGAAGCCGCCAACCTCGGCCACGGCTGCTACACTCGGTGCTTCGCCGGCTGCTTTGCAGCTGGGTTCGATGGAGATTACTGCTCGGACTTCTGCTCCAAGGAATGTGGCGATGATGTCCGGAAGTTCCTCAGCCGGCTGTCGCCGGAGAACTCCGCTATCGTCGGTGACATTTGCAACATCCCAAGGTGCATCAGTTCCTGCGTCGAAGCGAAGATTGATCCACCGTACTGCAAGATTTGGTGTGAGGATATGTGCGGTGATGATGTCCGGAAGAACCAAATCGGGCTCTCGCCGTAA
- the LOC127768502 gene encoding uncharacterized protein LOC127768502, with amino-acid sequence MPKRTSSHSPTVSAMNPLLPSSSFPKFPHPPDPNLSSPNPSPCSYLLHADADDEALIQIPCPNPSSGAASSSSVVLPPIDPAPHISSQFYTFTAESHALMLRCVLAGRPAAADEVRAATPPSVLASWRAVWKDRNEDTAYLTAWKRIQDKLGASADGRSLHFKSNPGQRVSHVGQWRDIVSEAHADPDLLRHLGLKDTVDRIKQSWTVGAKFYGIPESFVRVCVSACAVCKAAPAGQPDFAMSSPGRGKRRRRFEYTETLDVPARDVPRRLQQLAAKHKVVLCIRQKYIRHKPFMAEVKDYACHRAGVPTSSGVNATSSSGSVPDGKKTRVLKREPYQSKRCGCGFRIRAIVPIANYNEKDKSFVYEEEGTAVFKLYAVHSGHEPGPLDGNARIVHRLVGHKGALEFDPDIYGVSEEGDPNFTIKGDFDVETDDSHLAVLQQIRDLKTEVGLLEGKVGKMHPELLGSLSNELSECLHRIRKFNFDGNVCQPEETLMIGNEEVPGWGPADVSHHLDQHDGAFCRDDEMLDDDDTDFGSSLGPIVSWDGMTAECEDRKMLMSDSPKCDKWMLKEDVGDFVEKSILNCGDDDGVEDSKIIKPLMHDETMVADPGLVGIHVEGFYSGAKWYDSPVGLDSSGDADVSFRHGGLV; translated from the coding sequence ATGCCGAAGAGGACCTCCTCGCATTCCCCCACCGTCTCCGCCATGaatcccctcctcccttcctcctccttccccaaaTTCCCGCACCCGCCGGACCCAAACCTCagctccccaaaccctagcccgtGTAGCTACCTcctccacgccgacgccgacgacgaggcgcTGATCCAAATCCCGTGCCCGAACCCTAGCTCcggcgcggcctcctcctcctccgtcgtccTGCCGCCCATCGACCCGGCGCCGCACATCTCATCGCAGTTCTACACCTTCACCGCCGAGTCGCACGCGCTCATGCTGCGATgcgtcctcgccggccgccccgcggccgccgacgaggtccgCGCCGCGACGCCCCCCTCCGTGCTCGCCTCGTGGCGGGCGGTGTGGAAGGACCGGAACGAGGACACGGCCTACCTCACCGCTTGGAAGCGCATCCAGGACAAGCTCGGCGCGTCGGCCGACGGGCGGTCCCTCCACTTCAAGTCCAACCCTGGGCAGCGCGTCTCGCACGTCGGCCAGTGGCGGGACATAGTCTCGGAGGCGCACGCCGACCCCGACCTGCTCCGCCATCTCGGGCTCAAGGACACCGTCGACCGAATCAAGCAGTCATGGACCGTGGGTGCCAAATTCTACGGCATTCCGGAGTCATTCGTCCGTGTTTGTGTCTCTGCATGTGCTGTATGTAAGGCCGCACCTGCGGGACAGCCTGATTTTGCTATGTCATCACCAGGGCGGGGGAAACGGCGCCGCAGGTTTGAATATACGGAGACACTAGATGTGCCCGCGCGAGATGTTCCACGCCGACTGCAACAGTTGGCTGCTAAGCATAAGGTGGTTCTCTGTATCAGGCAGAAGTATATAAGGCATAAACCATTCATGGCCGAGGTGAAAGATTATGCATGCCACCGTGCTGGGGTGCCAACTTCAAGTGGTGTGAATGCTACGTCTTCTTCAGGAAGTGTCCCTGATGGGAAGAAGACACGAGTATTGAAGCGGGAACCATATCAATCAAAGAGGTGTGGTTGTGGGTTTCGTATTCGGGCAATTGTGCCAATAGCTAATTACAATGAGAAAGACAAGAGTTTTGTATACGAGGAGGAGGGTACTGCAGTGTTCAAGCTTTATGCAGTGCATTCAGGGCATGAGCCAGGGCCACTTGATGGCAATGCCCGAATTGTTCATAGGTTAGTTGGGCATAAGGGAGCTCTTGAGTTCGATCCAGACATTTATGGTGTCAGTGAGGAAGGAGATCCTAACTTTACGATTAAGGGAGATTTTGATGTTGAAACTGATGATTCACATCTTGCAGTTTTGCAGCAAATTCGGGATCTCAAAACAGAGGTTGGCTTGTTAGAAGGGAAGGTGGGTAAGATGCACCCAGAGCTTTTGGGTTCACTATCCAATGAGCTATCTGAGTGTTTGCACAGGATCAGGAAGTTTAATTTTGATGGCAATGTCTGCCAGCCAGAAGAGACACTGATGATAGGCAACGAGGAGGTTCCTGGATGGGGGCCAGCTGACGTTTCTCACCATTTAGATCAGCATGACGGTGCATTCTGCAGGGATGATGAGATGCTTGATGATGACGATACTGATTTTGGTTCAAGTCTTGGGCCTATTGTCTCGTGGGATGGAATGACGGCAGAATGTGAGGATAGGAAGATGCTCATGAGTGATAGTCCAAAGTGTGACAAATGGATGCTCAAGGAAGACGTGGGCGACTTTGTTGAGAAGAGTATTCTTAACTGTGGTGATGacgatggtgtggaggattcaAAAATTATCAAGCCATTGATGCATGATGAGACCATGGTAGCTGACCCAGGTTTGGTAGGTATTCATGTAGAAGGATTCTACTCTGGAGCCAAATGGTATGATTCACCGGTAGGTTTGGATTCCAGTGGTGATGCAGATGTCAGTTTTAGACATGGTGGACTTGTGTGA